The following proteins come from a genomic window of Meles meles chromosome 1, mMelMel3.1 paternal haplotype, whole genome shotgun sequence:
- the LOC123944702 gene encoding LOW QUALITY PROTEIN: pre-mRNA-splicing factor 18-like (The sequence of the model RefSeq protein was modified relative to this genomic sequence to represent the inferred CDS: substituted 2 bases at 2 genomic stop codons): MLNQEGEPIRLFRETDYDTFQRLIKIEILTPEVNKRLRNDLKAALDKIEQHYLSELVGNQESGEEDTQNDLNIHEENTTTEELEALGESLGKGDDHKDMDIITKFLKFLLGVWAKELNAXEDXVKGNVQGKLNSATQKQTKSYLRSLFRKLWKKNLPADIKESITDIIKFMLQREYVKVHYHAVHQYYGYELI; this comes from the exons ATGTTGAACCAGGAAG GAGAACCAATCAGATTATTCAGAGAAACTGATTATGATACTTTTCAACGTTTAATAAAAATAGAGATCCTCACACCAGAAGTTAACAAGAGATTGAGGAATGATCTGAAAGCAGCTTTGGATAAGATCGAGCAGCATTATCTCAGTGAGCTTGTGGGTAATCAGGAGTCTGGAGAGGAAGACACACAGAATGATTTGAACATTCATGAAGAAAACACCACAACTGAAGAGTTAGAGGCATTGGGAGAGTCTTTAGGAAAAGGGGATGATCATAAGGACATGGACATCATTACAAAGTTCCTTAAGTTTCTTCTTGGTGTTTGGGCTAAAGAATTGAATGCTTGAGAAGATTAAGTGAAGGGCAATGTGCAGGGCAAACTGAACAGTGCTACTCAAAAACAAACCAAGTCCTATCTCAGATCCCTTTTCAGAAAGCTATGGAAAAAGAATCTTCCTGCTGATATTAAAGAATCCATAACAGATATTATTAAATTCATGTTGCAGAGAGAATATGTAAAGGTACATTACCATGCTGTGCATCAATATTATGGTTATGAGCTTATCTAG